From one Mycolicibacterium sp. HK-90 genomic stretch:
- a CDS encoding xanthine dehydrogenase family protein molybdopterin-binding subunit, producing MTRNVSAPGHIGSSVRRREDERLLGGHGQFVADCAAGAHHVVFLRSTEPHARIARLDTSAAERMPGVIGIHTAGDLGLCGVPIPSLTTPDPLFTAATSCVLAEQRLSILAHDRVHYAGQPIAVVIAEDRYRAEDALEVIEIDYEPLAAVTDPFQALHPGCPVLFDHLDSNEAARLHYSFGDVEREFASAATVVSGTYRMNRHGAVPLECRGVLAWFDPRQQRVEVTTSTQVPHMVRNAICAVTGWSRQDVKVTVPDVGGGFGTKANVYGEEILLALLARRTGHRLIWVEDRQEHLLASAQGRDQVHHTRLAVDNDGQILAWADDFVVDIGAGSLWVAGIIANTAIHLLGPYRIPAAQISGRAALTNKTLVAQYRGAGRPEATFALERSLDAAAREIGMSTDEIRRRNLLTQADMPYPRPIPYRDGVPIHYDGRDYRACLESVLDALPRDEAARCAAEYPQYHIGYGLSSYLEATGRGPHETARIRLLPNGRFEVTAGAASAGQGHETVFAQVAAEALGVPFEQVRYVPGDTERLSDGVGTFASRSAILAGSAVHKAAGQLVELAAARVHALTNADRDDVQYAEGRFHIARDHSIGWAELARAATVGGEQESGGALDVTAVHRVTTVTWTMGVHAVIVGVHRRTGIVKVLRYAVSHEGGREINPRIVEGQIIGGVAQGVGGALFEQWKYSESGQPQSTTFAAYHLPLTTDMPIVRVRHLHVDTPANPIGVRGAGESGTIAVYAALAGAVDDALGGHLHIDSTPISPGRLCRVLDRAAS from the coding sequence TTGACAAGGAACGTATCGGCGCCGGGTCACATCGGCAGCTCGGTCCGGCGTCGCGAAGACGAGCGCCTGCTCGGCGGTCACGGTCAGTTCGTGGCCGACTGTGCGGCCGGTGCGCACCACGTCGTGTTCTTGCGCTCCACCGAGCCACATGCCCGCATCGCCCGACTCGACACCTCGGCTGCCGAGCGGATGCCCGGCGTGATCGGGATCCACACCGCCGGGGACCTGGGATTGTGCGGGGTACCGATCCCGTCGCTGACCACCCCGGATCCGCTTTTCACCGCAGCCACGTCGTGCGTGCTGGCCGAGCAGCGGTTGTCCATACTGGCCCATGACCGCGTGCACTACGCCGGCCAGCCGATCGCCGTGGTGATCGCCGAGGACCGCTACCGCGCCGAGGATGCGCTGGAGGTCATCGAGATCGACTACGAGCCGCTTGCGGCGGTGACCGACCCGTTCCAAGCGCTCCACCCCGGGTGTCCGGTGCTGTTCGACCACCTCGACAGCAACGAGGCGGCGCGATTGCACTATTCGTTCGGCGATGTCGAGCGCGAGTTCGCCTCGGCGGCAACGGTGGTCAGCGGCACCTATCGGATGAACCGGCACGGTGCGGTGCCGCTGGAGTGCCGGGGCGTGCTGGCGTGGTTCGACCCGCGGCAGCAGCGGGTCGAGGTGACCACGTCGACACAGGTCCCGCACATGGTGCGCAATGCCATCTGCGCGGTGACCGGCTGGTCTCGCCAGGATGTCAAGGTCACGGTGCCCGACGTCGGTGGCGGCTTCGGCACCAAGGCCAACGTGTACGGCGAGGAGATTCTGCTGGCACTGCTCGCCCGGCGCACCGGGCACCGCTTGATCTGGGTCGAGGATCGCCAGGAGCATCTGCTGGCCAGTGCACAGGGCCGGGATCAGGTTCACCACACCCGGCTTGCGGTCGACAACGACGGCCAGATCCTCGCCTGGGCCGATGATTTCGTCGTCGACATCGGAGCCGGAAGCCTGTGGGTGGCCGGCATCATCGCCAACACCGCGATCCATCTGCTCGGCCCGTATCGGATCCCCGCCGCGCAGATCTCCGGCCGCGCGGCGCTGACCAACAAGACGTTGGTCGCCCAGTACCGCGGTGCCGGTAGGCCCGAGGCGACGTTCGCCCTGGAGCGCAGTCTCGACGCCGCGGCTCGCGAAATCGGAATGAGTACCGACGAGATCCGCCGGCGAAACCTGCTCACCCAGGCTGACATGCCTTATCCGCGGCCGATTCCGTACCGCGACGGTGTCCCGATCCATTACGACGGGCGCGACTACCGAGCGTGCCTGGAATCGGTTCTGGACGCGCTGCCCCGGGACGAAGCGGCCCGCTGTGCGGCCGAATACCCGCAGTACCACATCGGTTACGGCTTGTCGTCGTACCTGGAGGCCACCGGACGTGGCCCGCACGAGACCGCACGGATACGGCTGCTGCCCAACGGCCGATTCGAGGTCACTGCCGGAGCGGCATCGGCCGGTCAGGGGCATGAAACCGTGTTCGCACAAGTGGCAGCCGAGGCATTGGGCGTGCCGTTCGAGCAGGTCCGCTACGTGCCGGGAGATACCGAGCGGCTGTCCGACGGGGTGGGAACCTTCGCCAGCCGCTCGGCGATACTCGCCGGCTCGGCAGTGCACAAGGCCGCCGGCCAGCTGGTCGAGTTGGCCGCCGCGCGGGTGCACGCCCTGACGAACGCCGACCGTGACGACGTCCAGTACGCCGAGGGCCGGTTTCACATCGCCAGGGACCACTCGATCGGCTGGGCCGAGCTCGCCCGCGCGGCCACGGTGGGCGGAGAGCAGGAGAGTGGCGGCGCGCTCGATGTCACTGCGGTGCACCGTGTTACGACGGTGACGTGGACGATGGGGGTTCACGCGGTGATCGTGGGCGTCCATCGGCGCACCGGAATCGTGAAGGTCCTGCGCTATGCGGTGTCGCACGAGGGCGGCCGGGAGATCAACCCGAGAATCGTCGAAGGGCAGATCATCGGCGGTGTCGCCCAGGGCGTCGGCGGCGCGCTTTTCGAGCAGTGGAAGTATTCGGAATCCGGTCAGCCGCAATCGACCACGTTTGCCGCCTACCACCTGCCGCTGACCACCGACATGCCGATCGTTCGGGTGCGACATCTGCATGTCGACACCCCGGCGAATCCGATCGGGGTTCGCGGGGCAGGGGAGAGCGGCACAATCGCCGTGTATGCGGCGCTCGCCGGGGCCGTCGACGATGCACTCGGCGGTCACCTCCACATCGACAGCACCCCGATCTCGCCGGGGCGACTGTGCCGAGTGCTCGACCGGGCGGCATCGTGA